Below is a window of Desulfonispora thiosulfatigenes DSM 11270 DNA.
TGAATCCTGAAATGATTGGGATACATGTAAATAATATAGTTTTAGGTAAACATTCTGGTCGTCATGCTTTTAAAACTCAGTTAAAAGATCTTGGTTATGAACTTGAGGGTGAAGGTTTAAATTCTGCTTTTGATAGATTTAAAGAACTTTGTGACCGGAAAAAAGAAATATCTGATGAAGATTTAATTGCCTTAGTAGATTCAGAAATATTAAAAGGGCCAGAAACATACAAGTTTGCTTTTATTCATTTTTCTTCAGGGACAAATGTTACTCCAACTGCAACTATCGGAGTTGAGGTAGAGGGAAAATTAGTCGAGGCAGCTGCTTGTGCGGAAGGTATAGTAGAGGCTACTTATGCAGCTATCAATAATATTGTCAAAGAAGAAATTACGTTAGCAGATTATTCTATAAATTCTGTAACTAGTGGAAAAGATGCGCAAGGTGAAGTAATTGTCAAAGCTCTTTATAAGGATAAAAGCTTTACGGGTAGAGGTATAAGTGTAGATGTCATTGAGGCTAGTGCGAGAGCATATATAAATGCAATTAACAAAGCAATCAATATGACTAAAGTATCTGAAGGGAAGTGAGCATTATGGGAATGACAATAACGGAAAAAATATTAGCAGCTCATGCTGGTTTAGATAAGGTGCAAGCAGGAGACTTAATTACCGCAAAAGTAGATGTTGTTTTAAGTAATGACGTAACAGCTCCAGTTGCAATAAGAGAATTTGAAAAATTAGGTGTAGGTAAAGTATTTGATAATTATAAAGTGGTAATGGTGCCAGATCATTTTAATCCTTGTAAAGATATTAAGTCTGCAGAGCAGTGTAAAATAATGAGAGACTTTGCTAGAGATCAAGAACTAGAAAACTATTTTGAAGTAGGAAAAATGGGAATCGAGCATTGTTTGTTACCAGAACAAGGTCTAGTAGGACCAGGAAACTTAGTTATTGGAGCTGACTCTCACACTTGTACTTATGGAGCTTTAGGCGCGTTTTCAACAGGCGTAGGAAGTACAGATGTTGCAGCAGCAATGGCTACGGGAGAAGTATGGCTAAGAGTTCCTGAATCTATTAAAGTAGTTTTAAAAGGAAAACCAGGTAAATGGGTAGTTGGAAAAGATGTTGTTTTAGCACTCATTGGAAAAATAGGCGTAGATGGTGCAAGATATCAAGCACTTGAATTTACAGGCGATGGCTTAGAACATTTATCTATGGATAGTAGATTTAGTATTGCTAATATGGCTATTGAGGCAGGAGCTAAAAATGGAATAATCGCCGTTGATGAAAAAACTAAGGAATATATTGAAAATAGATTGAAAAGACCATGTACAGTATATGAAAGTGATGCTGATGCTAGTTATGTAAGAGAAATTGAAATAGATTTAAGCACTTTAAAACCACAGGTTGCATTCCCACACTTACCATCAAATACTAAAGATATTGATGATGTAGGAGAAGTGAAAATTGACCAAGTAGTAATTGGTTCTTGTACAAATGGACGTATGGAAGATTTAAGGACAGCAGCAGCAGTTTTAAAAGGTAAAAAAGTTGCTCCTTTTATTAGACTTGTTGTATTTCCAGGAACGCAAGACATTTATCAACAGTGTATTGAAGAAGGACTTATTCAAACAATAATCGAAGCAGGCGGAGCAGTTAGTACACCTACTTGTGGTCCATGTTTAGGTGGTCACATGGGAATACTTGCAAAAGGTGAAAGAGCTATTGCTACTACTAATCGTAACTTTGTAGGTCGCATGGGTCATGTTGAAAGTGAAGTATACTTATCTAACCCAGCTGTAGCAGCAGCATCAGCAATTACAGGTAAGATCTCTAGTCCGGAGGAGGTATAATTATGGCAAATTATGTAGGTAAGGCCTGGATGGTCGGTGATG
It encodes the following:
- the leuC gene encoding 3-isopropylmalate dehydratase large subunit; protein product: MGMTITEKILAAHAGLDKVQAGDLITAKVDVVLSNDVTAPVAIREFEKLGVGKVFDNYKVVMVPDHFNPCKDIKSAEQCKIMRDFARDQELENYFEVGKMGIEHCLLPEQGLVGPGNLVIGADSHTCTYGALGAFSTGVGSTDVAAAMATGEVWLRVPESIKVVLKGKPGKWVVGKDVVLALIGKIGVDGARYQALEFTGDGLEHLSMDSRFSIANMAIEAGAKNGIIAVDEKTKEYIENRLKRPCTVYESDADASYVREIEIDLSTLKPQVAFPHLPSNTKDIDDVGEVKIDQVVIGSCTNGRMEDLRTAAAVLKGKKVAPFIRLVVFPGTQDIYQQCIEEGLIQTIIEAGGAVSTPTCGPCLGGHMGILAKGERAIATTNRNFVGRMGHVESEVYLSNPAVAAASAITGKISSPEEV